In Clostridium sp. SY8519, one genomic interval encodes:
- a CDS encoding sulfite exporter TauE/SafE family protein yields MNITAVQYLIICPLVFLAGLIDAIAGGGGLVSLPAYMIAGLPVHNAIATNKMSSSMGTSIATWKYARAGYVRWKVAISAVVMAMVGSNIGAHLALLLSDRIFRIVMLVILPLTALYIMRGRAFRTDQEELPEGKMILVSILIALVIGVYDGFYGPGTGTFLILLLTAFAKLRLDEANGVTKVINLSTNISALVVFLLNGVVLLPLGIAAGGFNILGNYIGSTMFERGGVKFVKPAMLLVLCVFFIKTLVEMKN; encoded by the coding sequence ATGAATATCACTGCAGTACAATATCTGATTATTTGCCCGCTGGTTTTCCTGGCGGGCTTAATTGATGCCATCGCAGGCGGCGGCGGACTGGTTTCGCTCCCTGCTTATATGATCGCCGGGCTGCCGGTGCATAATGCCATTGCCACCAACAAGATGAGTTCCTCCATGGGCACTTCCATTGCCACATGGAAATATGCCCGCGCCGGCTATGTCCGCTGGAAAGTGGCCATCAGCGCTGTCGTGATGGCAATGGTCGGTTCCAATATCGGGGCGCATCTGGCTCTGTTGCTTTCGGACAGAATCTTCCGGATCGTCATGCTGGTGATCCTGCCCCTGACCGCCCTGTATATTATGCGGGGCAGGGCATTTCGGACAGACCAGGAGGAACTGCCGGAAGGAAAGATGATCTTGGTGAGCATCCTTATTGCGCTGGTGATCGGCGTGTACGACGGGTTTTACGGCCCCGGCACGGGAACCTTCCTGATCCTGCTTCTCACAGCATTCGCAAAGCTTCGCCTGGATGAGGCAAACGGGGTAACCAAGGTGATCAACCTGAGCACCAATATCAGCGCGCTGGTGGTCTTTCTGCTCAATGGCGTGGTGCTCCTACCGCTGGGCATTGCGGCAGGGGGATTTAATATTCTCGGAAATTATATTGGTTCCACGATGTTTGAGCGGGGCGGGGTCAAATTTGTGAAACCGGCGATGCTGCTGGTCTTATGCGTGTTTTTTATCAAGACTTT
- a CDS encoding urease accessory protein UreD, with protein sequence MENKFGKVSRLCLTASKKGGKTILSELSFTAPFKVMHPFYDRENKMSVMLLTASAGIMAGDRQEFEIRLEEGADMAFVSQAYDKIHRMEQGYASRSASLYVGKNARLEYTPLPTIPFAGSDYRSELNVHLEDATSQFVFTEVLTCGRIAHGEKFGYRKYRNDIRIRQGEKLLYRDHTCYEPGQMDMEGFGMYEGYTHLGTLLFINIPKEEQWIEAARQRIDDTPDMEGGVTRTAGGHPVVRILGRNADRLVKLLNMLKDETEQIHETEQMP encoded by the coding sequence TATCCAGACTGTGTCTCACCGCCTCGAAAAAAGGCGGAAAGACGATTCTGTCTGAGCTGTCCTTCACCGCACCGTTTAAGGTGATGCACCCCTTTTATGACAGAGAAAACAAAATGTCCGTGATGCTTCTGACCGCGTCGGCAGGGATTATGGCAGGAGACCGCCAGGAATTTGAAATCCGCCTGGAAGAAGGGGCGGACATGGCGTTTGTCTCCCAGGCCTATGACAAAATCCATCGGATGGAACAGGGGTATGCCAGCCGCAGCGCCAGTCTGTATGTGGGGAAAAACGCCCGGCTGGAATATACGCCGCTTCCCACCATTCCTTTTGCGGGCTCGGACTACCGGAGCGAACTGAATGTGCATCTGGAGGATGCAACCTCGCAGTTTGTATTCACAGAGGTTCTGACCTGCGGCCGGATCGCCCATGGAGAAAAATTCGGATACCGGAAATACCGGAACGACATCCGGATCCGGCAGGGAGAAAAACTGCTGTACCGGGATCATACCTGTTATGAGCCGGGGCAGATGGATATGGAAGGGTTCGGCATGTATGAAGGCTATACCCATCTGGGCACCCTTCTGTTTATAAATATCCCGAAAGAAGAGCAGTGGATCGAGGCTGCCAGACAGCGGATCGATGACACGCCGGATATGGAAGGCGGCGTGACAAGAACCGCCGGCGGACATCCGGTGGTTCGGATTCTCGGAAGGAATGCGGACCGTTTAGTGAAGCTTTTGAACATGCTGAAGGATGAGACAGAACAGATCCATGAGACAGAACAGATGCCATGA